In Synechocystis sp. PCC 6714, the following are encoded in one genomic region:
- a CDS encoding PRC-barrel domain-containing protein, giving the protein MTIDNIRLRNEFINTEVITRSSGKKLGVVKEVLVDVDQREIVALGLRDNFLSLTGMPQYLYLNSIVQTGDVVLVENDDVFELVEVDLYSPLVNSEVVTETGEPLGRVRDFQFDLATGKVSSIIIASLGLPQIPEQLISTYELSIDEVVSSGPNRLIVFEGAEERLNQLSVGLLERLGIGRPSWERVEEDLYYPPTTRPENQLGSGIPVRPPVQVRQPEPVLEERWHEDDWQDTRPAPPPRREVAPLRYPEPEYEDDYEVDNWGEASSRSSAPEPEYDYEDEVAGDVWDDDEAPSPYNPPRVNIPETRREKMPEYYEE; this is encoded by the coding sequence ATGACAATTGATAACATCCGTCTTAGAAACGAATTTATTAACACCGAAGTTATTACCCGCAGTAGTGGTAAAAAACTTGGGGTAGTCAAAGAAGTGCTAGTCGATGTCGATCAGCGAGAAATTGTCGCCCTGGGACTAAGGGACAACTTTTTATCTTTAACGGGGATGCCCCAATACCTTTATCTCAACAGCATTGTCCAAACTGGGGATGTGGTACTGGTGGAAAACGACGATGTGTTTGAACTCGTGGAAGTGGACCTCTATTCTCCCCTGGTTAATAGTGAAGTGGTTACGGAGACAGGGGAGCCCCTAGGCCGGGTAAGGGATTTTCAATTTGACCTCGCCACTGGCAAAGTTTCCTCTATTATCATTGCTTCCCTGGGATTACCCCAAATTCCCGAACAGTTAATTAGCACCTATGAGCTTTCCATTGACGAAGTGGTAAGCAGTGGCCCCAACCGTTTGATCGTGTTTGAAGGGGCAGAGGAAAGATTAAATCAACTTAGTGTGGGCTTACTGGAGCGTCTTGGTATTGGTCGTCCCTCCTGGGAACGTGTGGAGGAAGACTTATATTATCCCCCCACTACCCGCCCCGAAAATCAGCTAGGCAGTGGCATTCCTGTCCGTCCACCGGTGCAAGTACGTCAACCGGAACCAGTGTTGGAAGAGCGCTGGCATGAAGATGATTGGCAAGATACTCGCCCTGCGCCGCCCCCCCGTCGGGAAGTGGCCCCCTTACGCTACCCAGAGCCGGAATATGAAGATGATTATGAAGTGGATAATTGGGGGGAAGCGTCTTCCCGTTCTTCCGCCCCAGAGCCGGAATACGACTATGAAGATGAAGTGGCTGGTGATGTGTGGGATGACGATGAAGCCCCCAGCCCCTACAATCCTCCCCGGGTGAATATTCCCGAAACCCGTCGGGAAAAAATGCCTGAGTATTACGAAGAATAG
- the radC gene encoding DNA repair protein RadC — protein MTYSLRIADLPEDERPREKLLKYGAKHLGNAELIAILLATGQGKGKLSAVGLGQYILQQLGQNRQDPMDVLRNIHPQELIAFPGIGPAKATTVLAAVELGKRVFQSRPLEKMVLDSPEAAAIALGQDLMWQIQEHFAIAMLDVKNRLLATKVITIGTATETLIHPREIFREVIKQGATRLIVAHNHPSGGLDPSPEDIQLTELLLQGAQYLQIPVLDHLILGHGHHQSLRQCTNLWERFPQGV, from the coding sequence ATGACCTATAGCCTGAGAATTGCCGACCTACCGGAAGATGAACGACCTAGGGAAAAGTTACTGAAATACGGAGCTAAACATCTTGGCAATGCAGAGTTGATCGCCATTCTATTAGCTACGGGCCAGGGTAAAGGAAAGCTGTCGGCGGTGGGTTTGGGGCAATATATTTTGCAACAGTTAGGACAGAATCGTCAGGACCCCATGGATGTGTTGCGTAATATCCATCCCCAGGAATTGATTGCCTTTCCCGGCATTGGTCCCGCTAAGGCCACAACAGTTTTAGCAGCAGTGGAATTGGGCAAACGAGTCTTCCAAAGTCGTCCCCTGGAAAAAATGGTGCTTGATAGTCCCGAAGCGGCGGCGATCGCCCTGGGGCAAGACTTAATGTGGCAGATCCAAGAGCATTTTGCCATTGCCATGTTGGATGTGAAAAATCGTTTGTTGGCCACTAAGGTAATTACCATTGGTACGGCCACGGAAACCCTAATCCATCCCAGGGAAATTTTTCGGGAAGTGATCAAACAAGGGGCTACCCGGTTAATTGTGGCCCATAACCATCCCTCCGGTGGACTAGACCCTAGTCCGGAAGATATCCAGCTGACCGAATTGCTGCTCCAGGGAGCTCAATACTTACAAATCCCGGTATTGGACCATCTCATCCTAGGCCATGGCCACCACCAAAGCCTAAGGCAATGTACCAACCTGTGGGAGCGTTTCCCCCAAGGAGTATGA
- a CDS encoding rhodanese-related sulfurtransferase encodes MAHQVTTFYHFTRLDDLQEKQSRWQEFCDRLGLKGTILLAEEGVNATIAGESNDIEKLVKTIAGDLGLATLPQRHSWAEIMPFQRMKVKIKLEIVSLGRPQITPEKQVGTYVLPQQWNQLLQDPDVMVIDTRNDYEVAIGTFQGAINPRTKRFRQFPDYVKNNLEGQKDKKVAMFCTGGIRCEKATAYLLEEGFTEVYHLQGGILHYLETITPEESLWQGECFVFDERVAVQEGLAVGSHDLCEGCGYPLGVEDRHCPQCGFKVKENHDL; translated from the coding sequence ATGGCTCACCAGGTAACAACTTTTTACCACTTCACCCGACTCGATGATTTGCAGGAAAAGCAAAGCCGTTGGCAGGAGTTCTGCGATCGCCTGGGACTGAAGGGAACTATTCTGTTGGCAGAGGAAGGAGTCAATGCCACGATCGCCGGAGAATCCAACGATATTGAGAAACTGGTGAAGACCATTGCAGGGGATTTGGGGTTGGCAACGTTGCCCCAACGGCACTCTTGGGCAGAAATTATGCCCTTCCAGCGGATGAAGGTGAAAATTAAACTGGAAATTGTCAGCCTGGGCCGGCCCCAGATAACCCCGGAAAAACAAGTGGGAACCTATGTGCTGCCCCAGCAGTGGAATCAATTGCTCCAGGACCCCGATGTGATGGTGATCGATACCCGCAATGATTACGAAGTGGCGATCGGCACATTTCAAGGGGCAATTAATCCCCGGACGAAGAGATTTCGGCAGTTTCCCGACTACGTGAAAAATAATCTGGAAGGGCAAAAGGATAAAAAAGTAGCCATGTTTTGCACCGGGGGTATCCGCTGTGAAAAGGCGACGGCTTACCTATTGGAGGAAGGATTTACTGAGGTTTATCATCTCCAGGGAGGAATTTTGCATTACCTAGAAACGATCACCCCGGAGGAAAGTTTGTGGCAGGGGGAATGTTTTGTGTTTGATGAACGGGTGGCGGTGCAGGAAGGATTAGCTGTGGGTTCCCATGACCTTTGCGAAGGCTGTGGCTATCCCCTGGGCGTTGAAGATCGCCATTGTCCCCAATGTGGTTTCAAGGTAAAGGAAAACCATGACCTATAG
- the urtD gene encoding urea ABC transporter ATP-binding protein UrtD: MSSKILEIQDLTVSFDGFRALNHLTFSMNPGELRVIIGPNGAGKTTFLDVITGKVQPTEGRVLFQGKDIRKIPEYRIARLGVGRKFQTPRVYLNLTVAENLDLAVNRKKSVWGTLMGQPTGAERRSVGGLLETIGLTPKAHLAAALLSHGEKQRLEIGMLVAQSPTLLLVDEPVAGLTDEETENVGDLLLALAESHSIIVIEHDMEFVRQIARKVTVLHQGSVLCEGNMDQIQNDPKVIEVYLGETPSLSPQQLKILRTVAAVAAADGKISETEMAIILDNLSRVFENTGSDPQHLRQELQDYLLQGVEVDFANLSEEIPKQEERELVLRLSQEIVAVHRQEPEPFWEWQAYQELLRGLNLPITAISVDENGD, translated from the coding sequence ATGAGCAGCAAAATTTTAGAGATTCAAGACCTGACGGTAAGCTTTGATGGCTTCCGGGCCCTTAACCACCTAACTTTTTCCATGAATCCGGGGGAATTACGGGTAATTATTGGCCCCAATGGCGCAGGGAAAACCACTTTTTTAGATGTAATCACTGGCAAAGTCCAACCGACGGAAGGCCGGGTCTTATTCCAGGGCAAGGACATTCGCAAAATTCCGGAATATCGCATTGCCCGTCTGGGGGTGGGGCGTAAATTTCAGACCCCCAGGGTCTACCTCAATCTGACGGTGGCCGAAAATTTAGACCTAGCGGTAAATCGAAAAAAATCCGTTTGGGGTACTTTGATGGGACAACCAACCGGTGCCGAAAGAAGGAGTGTAGGGGGGTTGTTGGAAACCATCGGCCTAACTCCCAAAGCCCATCTAGCTGCAGCCCTACTTTCCCACGGAGAAAAACAACGTTTAGAAATTGGCATGCTAGTGGCCCAGTCCCCCACTTTATTGCTAGTGGACGAGCCGGTGGCAGGGTTAACCGATGAGGAAACAGAAAATGTGGGGGATTTACTGTTAGCCTTGGCGGAAAGCCATTCCATTATTGTGATTGAACATGATATGGAGTTTGTGCGCCAAATTGCCCGCAAGGTAACAGTGCTCCATCAGGGTTCAGTGTTATGTGAAGGCAATATGGATCAAATTCAGAATGATCCCAAGGTCATCGAAGTCTACCTAGGGGAAACTCCTAGCCTTTCGCCGCAGCAACTTAAAATTCTTCGCACTGTGGCCGCCGTGGCCGCCGCTGATGGCAAAATTTCGGAAACGGAAATGGCCATTATTTTGGATAACCTCAGCCGAGTATTTGAGAACACAGGATCCGATCCCCAACATTTGCGGCAGGAGTTGCAGGATTATCTGTTACAAGGAGTTGAGGTGGACTTTGCCAATTTGAGCGAAGAAATTCCTAAACAAGAAGAGCGTGAATTAGTATTGCGCCTGAGTCAAGAAATTGTGGCAGTGCACCGCCAAGAGCCGGAACCATTTTGGGAGTGGCAGGCTTACCAAGAATTACTGAGGGGTTTAAATCTGCCCATCACAGCCATTAGTGTCGATGAAAATGGAGATTAG
- a CDS encoding DUF4340 domain-containing protein produces MTLKLKRVTWLLWAVALALGLGVMAWEIGRNPEDETTAVQSPSANRHFDFSADLVQSVTITQFEPTPTTVRLYRQGKDSSGDSAWLMDNPEPVPVSGPGVDFLLSVILGSQNNRDFEVATAQLAEYGLESVATELMIQLVNGKTHRLKLGNPDFQGNYLYALIDPVENLDIPPENQRISLVPRSLEELTRRSPEDWQQVNFRSNEQNSTTDNTAEGNLDNNGSGDEMLQTPPER; encoded by the coding sequence ATGACCCTGAAACTGAAGCGGGTAACTTGGCTACTTTGGGCGGTGGCTTTGGCCTTGGGGTTGGGGGTGATGGCCTGGGAAATAGGTCGCAATCCTGAAGATGAAACGACCGCTGTCCAAAGTCCCTCTGCAAACCGCCATTTTGATTTCAGTGCTGATTTGGTGCAATCCGTCACCATTACTCAGTTTGAACCGACCCCAACAACTGTCAGACTCTATCGGCAAGGCAAAGATAGTAGTGGTGACTCTGCCTGGTTGATGGATAATCCGGAACCAGTGCCCGTAAGTGGCCCAGGGGTAGATTTTTTGTTGAGTGTTATCCTTGGCAGTCAGAATAACCGGGACTTTGAAGTTGCCACTGCGCAGCTAGCGGAATACGGCCTTGAATCTGTGGCTACAGAATTAATGATTCAATTGGTTAACGGTAAAACCCACCGCCTTAAACTGGGCAACCCAGATTTTCAAGGAAATTACCTCTACGCCTTAATCGATCCGGTGGAAAACCTAGATATTCCCCCAGAAAACCAACGGATTAGTTTAGTGCCCCGCTCCTTAGAAGAATTAACTCGGCGATCGCCAGAGGATTGGCAACAGGTTAATTTCAGATCCAATGAACAAAATTCGACCACCGATAATACGGCAGAAGGAAATCTAGATAACAATGGCTCCGGAGACGAAATGCTGCAAACACCTCCAGAAAGATAA
- a CDS encoding ABC transporter permease — MSQTLTPPKIISLLAPQAAPPNPPSLLGEFFQETSALTKRLFIQLQRRPTTLVAGIIQPFMWLVLFGALFINAPQGLFGNDLNYAQFLAPGIIVFTAFSGALNAGLPVMFDREFGFLNRLLVAPLASRYSIVAASTVYIISLSLIQAAVIVGASALLGAGLPNGFGLGMIALIVFLIVLGVTALSLGLAFALPGHIELIAVIFVTNLPLLFASTALAPLDFMAHWLQVVASLNPLTYAIEPIRYIYLNGDWSLGSAVLNAPWFSLNFAQVLGALVLFDGLVLLLIQPLLKRRFL, encoded by the coding sequence ATGAGTCAAACCCTTACCCCACCCAAAATTATTTCCCTCCTAGCGCCCCAAGCCGCCCCTCCTAATCCCCCTAGCCTACTGGGGGAGTTTTTCCAGGAAACCAGTGCCCTAACTAAACGTTTATTTATTCAACTGCAACGGCGGCCCACGACTTTGGTAGCTGGCATCATCCAACCATTTATGTGGTTAGTTTTATTTGGAGCTTTATTCATCAATGCACCCCAGGGTCTATTCGGTAATGACCTTAACTATGCCCAGTTTTTAGCGCCCGGGATCATTGTCTTCACTGCCTTTTCCGGAGCACTGAATGCTGGCTTGCCGGTGATGTTTGACCGGGAATTTGGTTTTTTAAACCGTTTATTGGTGGCTCCATTGGCTTCCCGTTACTCCATTGTGGCGGCTTCCACGGTGTATATCATCAGCTTAAGTTTGATCCAAGCAGCGGTGATTGTGGGGGCCAGTGCTCTGCTGGGGGCAGGTTTACCCAATGGCTTTGGTTTGGGGATGATTGCCCTAATCGTTTTTCTAATTGTGTTGGGGGTAACGGCCCTGAGCTTGGGTTTAGCCTTTGCTTTGCCGGGGCACATTGAGCTAATTGCGGTCATTTTTGTCACCAATTTGCCTTTACTCTTCGCCAGTACAGCCCTTGCTCCTTTGGACTTTATGGCCCATTGGTTACAGGTGGTGGCTAGCTTGAACCCTTTGACCTATGCCATCGAACCAATCCGTTACATTTACCTCAATGGTGACTGGAGTTTAGGGAGTGCGGTCTTAAATGCTCCTTGGTTCAGTTTGAATTTTGCCCAGGTTCTGGGGGCACTAGTTCTGTTTGATGGTTTAGTATTGTTATTAATTCAACCTTTGCTTAAACGTCGCTTTTTGTGA
- a CDS encoding ABC transporter ATP-binding protein produces MGFAVQVKQLQKNYGAIPAVKDISFTVPKGEIFALLGPNGAGKTTTIRCLCTLAQPDKGELWVDGVNVLTDPRQARRRLGYVAQEVAIDKILTGRELLQLQASLYHLDSTNSQKRIDQLLDILGLATYADQKTGTYSGGLRKRLDLAAGLLHQPAVLVLDEPSVGLDVESRFILWEFLRQLREAGTTVVITSHYLEEIDALADRLAIIDQGIVIAAGTPTELKDRVGGDRVTLRIREFTEDQEAAKADRILRSLPFVQEIIVNQAQGNSLNLVVTPQSNPLSQIEKALLDNGLPIFSLAQSRPSLDDVYLAATGKTLMDAELAAAAQRDLKAEKKQAMKTG; encoded by the coding sequence ATGGGCTTTGCTGTTCAAGTCAAACAACTCCAAAAAAATTACGGTGCTATCCCTGCGGTGAAAGATATTTCCTTTACAGTGCCTAAGGGAGAAATATTTGCACTACTGGGCCCCAACGGCGCAGGGAAGACCACCACTATCCGCTGTCTATGTACCTTAGCCCAACCGGACAAAGGAGAACTTTGGGTCGATGGCGTAAACGTATTAACTGATCCCCGCCAGGCCCGCCGTCGTTTAGGTTATGTAGCCCAGGAAGTAGCCATAGATAAGATCTTAACAGGTCGAGAATTGTTGCAATTGCAAGCTTCCCTCTACCACCTTGATAGCACTAATAGTCAAAAACGCATTGATCAACTGTTGGATATTCTCGGTTTAGCGACCTATGCAGATCAGAAAACAGGAACTTATTCGGGGGGGCTACGCAAACGTTTAGACTTAGCAGCGGGCTTACTGCATCAACCGGCGGTGTTGGTATTGGATGAACCTTCCGTGGGGCTGGACGTCGAAAGTCGCTTTATCCTCTGGGAATTTTTACGGCAACTGAGGGAGGCGGGCACCACTGTGGTCATCACTAGCCATTACCTGGAGGAAATTGATGCTTTGGCCGATCGCCTAGCGATTATTGACCAGGGCATAGTAATTGCGGCGGGCACTCCGACGGAACTCAAAGACCGGGTTGGGGGAGACCGGGTAACCCTGAGAATTCGGGAATTTACTGAAGATCAGGAAGCGGCAAAAGCCGACCGAATTTTGCGTTCTCTCCCCTTCGTTCAGGAGATAATTGTCAACCAAGCCCAGGGTAATTCCCTTAACCTGGTGGTAACGCCCCAGAGCAATCCCCTCAGTCAGATTGAAAAAGCTTTACTGGACAATGGCTTGCCGATTTTTAGCCTGGCCCAATCCCGCCCCAGTTTAGATGATGTGTACCTCGCCGCCACGGGCAAAACCCTGATGGACGCAGAACTGGCCGCCGCCGCCCAACGGGATCTAAAAGCAGAAAAAAAACAAGCCATGAAAACGGGTTAA
- a CDS encoding DUF4126 domain-containing protein has protein sequence MSTLLGILAILSAAAAAGMRIALPLLIVGLIQGQLWSEVPLLWRVNPQVVVAVLTSWSLFELFGSKKLLGQRVLQIVQLFFTPLVGAMMAITVAKLLTAELEVDFKFPPLWAVAAIGALFALVIRLVAIGWFFRLRGLPFWVTVLEDLFSVALVLFALKAPKNGGLIAILLLWIAVRSSTAWRTWFLENRGSAKAPKSKNRQQ, from the coding sequence ATGAGTACCTTGCTTGGAATTCTTGCTATTTTATCGGCGGCGGCGGCGGCGGGGATGCGTATTGCTCTACCACTATTGATCGTTGGTCTGATCCAAGGTCAGCTTTGGTCGGAAGTCCCCCTGCTCTGGCGAGTTAACCCCCAAGTGGTGGTGGCGGTGTTGACTAGTTGGTCCTTATTTGAACTGTTTGGCTCAAAAAAACTCTTGGGCCAGAGGGTATTGCAAATTGTGCAACTATTTTTCACTCCCCTGGTGGGGGCCATGATGGCCATAACGGTGGCCAAATTATTGACCGCAGAACTGGAGGTAGATTTTAAATTTCCCCCCCTCTGGGCTGTGGCGGCGATCGGTGCCCTGTTTGCCCTCGTCATACGCCTAGTGGCGATCGGTTGGTTTTTTCGTTTGCGGGGCCTACCCTTTTGGGTAACGGTTCTAGAGGATTTATTTTCCGTTGCCTTGGTACTCTTTGCCCTTAAGGCCCCAAAAAATGGGGGATTAATTGCTATTTTGCTTTTGTGGATTGCGGTGCGTAGTTCCACTGCCTGGAGAACTTGGTTTTTAGAAAACCGTGGCTCGGCAAAAGCACCAAAGTCAAAAAATCGTCAGCAATGA